The following are from one region of the Stanieria sp. NIES-3757 genome:
- a CDS encoding hypothetical protein (conserved hypothetical protein), whose amino-acid sequence MNNSVNIFCYGSLMYPKVWDLVVEGKYQQQQARIFGYGRKKIKNEEYPGLISTKQEDFVEGIVYFNVSFQDLKRLDLFEGNQYIRIRVNCLLADTFLVETQTYMINPHQQSIVENEDWNQEKFAQWGLEKFLNKYQGFSAF is encoded by the coding sequence ATGAACAATTCAGTAAATATTTTTTGTTATGGCTCTTTAATGTATCCTAAAGTCTGGGATTTAGTTGTTGAAGGTAAATATCAACAACAACAGGCAAGAATATTTGGCTACGGCAGAAAAAAGATTAAAAATGAAGAATATCCTGGTCTTATTAGTACTAAACAAGAAGATTTTGTAGAGGGAATCGTATATTTTAATGTGTCTTTTCAAGATTTAAAAAGGTTAGACCTTTTTGAAGGAAATCAATATATTCGCATTAGAGTGAATTGTCTTTTAGCTGATACTTTTCTTGTCGAAACTCAAACTTATATGATTAATCCACACCAACAATCAATAGTAGAAAATGAAGACTGGAATCAAGAAAAATTTGCTCAATGGGGATTAGAAAAATTTTTAAATAAATACCAAGGTTTTTCTGCCTTTTAA
- a CDS encoding hydrogenase maturation protease yields MKCLIIGYGNTLRSDDGAGQLVAEEVANWNLKNLRVISTHQLTPELAADIAETELVIFVDAYLASASPKIKTYCLEPLANPSKIESHISNPRVLLTLAQTLYNYCPQAWLITVPGENFDLGDCLSPLTQHGITEAVKKIESLLTTIK; encoded by the coding sequence ATGAAATGTTTAATTATTGGTTACGGTAATACTTTAAGAAGTGATGATGGTGCAGGACAATTAGTTGCTGAAGAGGTTGCCAATTGGAATTTAAAAAATTTGCGGGTTATCTCTACCCATCAACTTACACCAGAATTAGCTGCCGATATTGCAGAAACAGAATTAGTTATTTTTGTTGATGCTTATCTTGCTTCAGCTAGTCCAAAAATTAAGACTTATTGTTTAGAACCTCTCGCCAATCCTAGTAAAATTGAAAGCCATATTAGCAATCCTCGAGTACTTTTAACTTTAGCTCAAACTCTTTATAATTATTGTCCCCAAGCATGGTTAATTACAGTCCCAGGTGAAAATTTTGATTTAGGAGATTGTCTTTCACCTCTTACTCAACATGGTATTACTGAAGCAGTAAAAAAAATTGAATCTTTACTTACTACAATTAAATGA
- a CDS encoding nickel-dependent hydrogenase large subunit, with product MAKTVIIDPVTRIEGHAKISIYLDDRGEVDDARFHVVEYRGFEKFCEGRPFTEMAGITARICGICPVSHLLASAKTGDKILAVKIPPAGEKLRRLMNLGQITQSHALSFFHLSSPDFLLGWDSDPAKRNVFGLIASDPELARAGIRLRQFGQTVIELLGARKIHAAWAVPGGVRTPLSEEGRTWIRDRLPESRQTLNLALNLFKDLLNRFQTEVEQFGQFRSLFMGLVGKNGEWEHYGGQIRFTDSDAKIVADSLNEDDYQDYLGEAVEPWSYLKFPYYKPLGYPDGIYRVGPLARVNICSHFGTPEADRELQEFRQRAGGVATSSFYYHYARLLEILAALERIEQLIDDPDLTSNRTRATGGINQLEGIGVSEAPRGTLFHHYQVDENGLIKKVNLIIATGQNNLAMNKTITQIAKHYIQGTEITEGMLNRVEAGIRAFDPCLSCSTHATGQMPLQVELIGADGKVLNQVWRN from the coding sequence ATGGCTAAAACAGTTATTATTGACCCCGTAACTCGGATCGAAGGTCATGCCAAAATTTCAATTTACCTAGATGATCGAGGTGAAGTTGATGATGCCCGTTTTCATGTAGTTGAGTATCGAGGTTTTGAAAAATTCTGTGAAGGTCGACCTTTTACGGAAATGGCAGGTATTACCGCCCGTATTTGCGGAATTTGCCCAGTCAGTCATCTACTAGCATCGGCGAAAACAGGGGATAAGATTTTAGCAGTTAAAATTCCTCCTGCTGGCGAAAAACTGCGAAGATTAATGAATTTGGGTCAAATTACTCAATCACACGCTCTTTCCTTTTTCCATCTTAGTAGTCCTGATTTTCTTTTGGGTTGGGACAGTGATCCTGCTAAAAGAAATGTCTTTGGTTTAATTGCTAGCGATCCTGAACTAGCACGTGCAGGTATTCGCTTACGACAGTTCGGACAGACTGTAATTGAATTGTTAGGGGCAAGAAAAATTCATGCTGCTTGGGCAGTTCCTGGTGGTGTAAGAACCCCTTTATCAGAAGAAGGTAGAACATGGATACGCGATCGCTTGCCTGAATCTCGTCAAACTCTCAATCTGGCACTTAATTTATTTAAAGATTTGTTAAACCGTTTTCAAACTGAAGTTGAACAATTTGGTCAATTTCGTTCTTTGTTTATGGGTTTAGTGGGTAAAAACGGTGAATGGGAACATTACGGTGGGCAGATTCGCTTTACTGATAGTGATGCCAAAATTGTTGCTGATAGTTTAAACGAAGATGATTATCAAGATTATTTAGGTGAAGCTGTCGAACCTTGGTCTTATCTCAAATTTCCTTACTACAAACCTTTAGGCTATCCTGATGGTATTTATCGAGTTGGACCTTTAGCAAGAGTCAATATTTGTTCTCATTTTGGTACGCCAGAAGCAGACCGAGAGTTACAAGAATTTCGCCAGCGTGCTGGAGGTGTAGCTACTTCTTCTTTTTACTATCACTATGCTCGTTTGCTGGAGATTTTAGCAGCTTTAGAAAGAATTGAACAATTAATCGACGATCCAGATCTCACTTCTAACCGAACTCGCGCCACTGGTGGTATCAATCAACTTGAAGGTATTGGTGTTAGTGAAGCTCCAAGAGGTACTTTATTCCATCACTACCAAGTCGATGAAAATGGCTTAATTAAAAAAGTTAATTTGATTATTGCCACAGGACAAAACAATTTGGCAATGAATAAAACTATTACCCAAATTGCTAAACACTATATTCAAGGTACAGAAATTACTGAAGGAATGCTTAATCGAGTAGAGGCAGGAATTCGCGCTTTCGATCCTTGTTTGAGTTGTTCTACTCACGCAACAGGGCAAATGCCTTTACAAGTTGAATTAATTGGGGCGGATGGAAAAGTGTTAAATCAAGTGTGGCGGAATTAA
- a CDS encoding NADH ubiquinone oxidoreductase 20 kDa subunit gives MSKIKFATVWLAGCSGCHMSFLDLDEWLIELAEYVEVVYSPVGSDLKEYPEGVDVCLVEGGVANEDNLELIHLIRKRTKTLVSFGDCAVTANVPAMRNMLGGSEPVLRRGYLELADETPQLPYAPGIVPELLDRVLPVHEVVPVDIYMPGCPPDAHRIKATIEPLLKGEKPKMEGRDMIKFG, from the coding sequence ATGAGTAAGATTAAATTCGCTACGGTTTGGTTGGCTGGTTGTTCGGGATGTCATATGTCATTTCTGGATCTGGATGAATGGTTAATTGAACTAGCTGAGTATGTTGAGGTGGTTTATAGTCCTGTCGGTTCAGATCTTAAGGAATATCCAGAAGGGGTTGATGTGTGTTTAGTTGAAGGTGGAGTCGCTAACGAGGATAACTTGGAATTAATTCACTTAATTAGAAAGAGAACCAAAACCCTTGTTTCTTTTGGTGATTGTGCTGTAACTGCTAATGTGCCAGCGATGCGGAATATGTTGGGCGGTTCTGAACCAGTCTTAAGAAGGGGCTATTTGGAATTAGCAGATGAAACACCCCAATTACCTTACGCACCAGGAATTGTTCCAGAGTTGTTAGATCGAGTGCTTCCTGTTCACGAAGTTGTGCCAGTAGATATTTATATGCCTGGATGTCCTCCCGATGCCCATCGGATTAAAGCCACCATCGAACCCTTACTGAAGGGAGAAAAACCCAAGATGGAAGGCAGAGACATGATTAAGTTTGGTTAG
- a CDS encoding sterol desaturase family protein, with amino-acid sequence MVFGLCAAFIMSEYDLGLTLLYSDFSKYGLWYLGISFLGVLILQDTYFYFIHRLFHNSLFFKWLHQGHHGSREPTPWTSFAFDPPEAIIQTLFFLVIVFVMPLHFITVIAALITMTVWAVFTHLGFEIFPSSFPRHWLGKWLIGPTHHSTHHRKYTVHYGLYFTWWDKLLNTHDPNYDHWH; translated from the coding sequence GTGGTTTTTGGTTTGTGTGCAGCATTTATCATGTCTGAGTATGATTTAGGATTAACCCTGTTATATAGTGACTTTAGCAAATATGGGTTATGGTATCTGGGAATAAGCTTTTTAGGAGTTTTGATTCTCCAAGATACTTATTTTTACTTTATTCATCGGCTGTTTCACAATTCCTTATTTTTTAAATGGTTACATCAAGGTCATCATGGTTCTCGCGAACCTACACCTTGGACATCCTTTGCCTTCGATCCACCTGAAGCGATCATACAGACATTGTTTTTTTTAGTGATAGTTTTTGTTATGCCACTTCATTTCATTACTGTAATTGCTGCACTAATCACCATGACTGTCTGGGCAGTATTTACCCATCTTGGTTTTGAAATATTTCCTTCATCTTTTCCTCGTCATTGGTTAGGAAAGTGGTTAATTGGTCCGACGCATCATTCAACTCATCATCGCAAGTACACAGTGCATTACGGACTTTATTTTACTTGGTGGGACAAATTGCTGAATACTCACGATCCTAATTATGACCATTGGCATTAA
- a CDS encoding 4-alpha-glucanotransferase, which translates to MFDSRASGILLHPTSLPSPYGIGDLGKSAYQFVDFLSASYQQVWQILPIGPTGYGNSPYLSYSALAGNPLLISPKQLQEDGLLTEEDFKELPEFPVHKVDYDLVIATKMPLLKKASVKFKALASAKQQQQFQQFCDRHADWLDDYALFMALKEANHGASWNQWEQTIASRQPEALIDSATRLKDDVYFHKFIQYEFFRQWKLLKKYANQKKIRIFGDIPIYVAHDSVDVWAHPEIFCLDEETGEPALMAGVPPDYFSATGQLWGNPVYNWKELEKTDFQWWITRVEGILEYVDLIRIDHFRGFDAFWAVKQGETTAMNGKWLKAPGEKFFTILKEKLGELPIVAEDLGVITPEVEALRDKFNFPGMKILQFAFDSDRANQFLPYNYVNRNCIVYTGTHDNDTTVGWFNKRSPEEQAKVIDYLGCLCSEGIHWALIRQALASVGNLAIFPLQDTFGLGAEAKMNTPSQAEGNWQWRYPAEYLNQGLTDYLKHLVHLYGRMPLSENF; encoded by the coding sequence ATGTTTGACTCAAGAGCTAGCGGGATTTTGCTTCATCCTACATCTTTACCCAGTCCTTATGGTATCGGCGACTTAGGTAAAAGTGCTTATCAATTTGTTGATTTTTTGTCAGCAAGCTATCAACAAGTCTGGCAAATTCTGCCCATTGGACCGACGGGATATGGTAATTCTCCCTACTTATCCTATTCTGCTCTAGCAGGAAATCCTCTTTTAATTAGTCCTAAACAATTACAAGAAGACGGATTATTAACTGAAGAAGACTTCAAGGAATTGCCCGAATTTCCAGTACATAAAGTAGATTACGATTTAGTAATAGCTACCAAAATGCCTTTATTAAAAAAGGCAAGTGTCAAGTTTAAAGCTCTAGCTTCAGCAAAACAGCAACAACAATTTCAACAATTTTGCGATCGCCATGCAGATTGGCTTGATGATTACGCTTTATTCATGGCTTTAAAAGAAGCTAATCATGGTGCTAGTTGGAATCAATGGGAACAAACTATTGCTTCTCGTCAACCAGAAGCCTTGATTGATTCGGCTACTCGCTTAAAAGATGATGTTTACTTTCATAAATTCATCCAATATGAATTTTTTCGTCAGTGGAAACTTTTAAAAAAATACGCCAACCAGAAAAAAATCAGAATTTTTGGCGATATTCCCATTTATGTTGCTCACGATAGTGTCGATGTCTGGGCGCATCCAGAAATTTTTTGCCTTGATGAAGAAACAGGAGAACCAGCTTTAATGGCTGGTGTACCACCAGATTACTTTAGTGCAACTGGACAATTATGGGGCAATCCTGTATACAACTGGAAAGAATTAGAGAAAACGGATTTTCAGTGGTGGATTACAAGAGTAGAAGGGATTTTAGAATATGTAGACTTAATTCGGATCGATCATTTTCGTGGTTTTGATGCATTTTGGGCTGTCAAACAAGGTGAAACTACAGCTATGAATGGCAAATGGCTTAAAGCTCCTGGAGAAAAATTTTTTACCATTCTTAAAGAAAAACTTGGTGAATTGCCTATCGTAGCAGAAGACTTAGGAGTAATTACACCAGAAGTAGAAGCTTTAAGGGATAAATTTAATTTTCCAGGCATGAAAATACTACAGTTTGCCTTCGATAGCGATCGGGCTAATCAATTTCTTCCCTATAACTATGTTAATCGCAACTGTATTGTTTACACTGGCACTCACGATAACGATACTACCGTAGGTTGGTTTAACAAACGTTCCCCCGAAGAACAAGCTAAAGTAATCGACTATTTAGGATGTCTTTGTTCCGAGGGAATTCATTGGGCTTTAATTCGTCAAGCTTTGGCTTCAGTAGGAAATCTGGCTATTTTTCCGCTCCAGGATACTTTTGGATTGGGAGCAGAAGCAAAAATGAATACACCTTCTCAAGCAGAAGGTAACTGGCAGTGGCGTTATCCCGCTGAATATCTAAATCAAGGATTAACAGATTATTTAAAACATCTAGTTCATCTTTATGGTCGGATGCCTCTTTCTGAAAATTTTTAA
- a CDS encoding small GTP-binding protein, with protein MSLARLLTLFVGLSLILGLGIWLITSLYRLYLQISFTSPFLANFLLLFLIILLALLIFAFIYYFNFYTNKKSRTKVRKNRLVTKIPEEKTQAAAANLKALKQQVGQIQDRIAQEAFLKRSEEIEANLARGEIKIVVFGTGSAGKTSLVNSLIGEIVGEVNPTMGTTKEGETYSLKLKGVAREILITDTPGILEAGIAGTERGELARQLATEADLLLFVVDNDLLQSEYEPLRTLAEIGKRSLLVFNKIDLYANEDREIILKQLKEKVTRLIPGADVIAIAANPQPVQLASGEIIEPEPEIIPLIKRLVAVLRSEGEDLIADNILLQSQRLGDQARKIIDRQRKRQAERVIDRYQWIGAGVIAMTPLPVVDLLATAAVNAQMVVEIGRIYGCELNAETGKDLALSLGKTLVSLGVVKGAVEILAKALQFHVATYIVGKVIQAVSAAYLTRIAGKSFIEYFRHDQDWGDGGITEVVQRQFQLSRRDEFVKSFVKDAIAKVVQPLTGNWQEEEAETLELEARLEDDW; from the coding sequence ATGTCTCTTGCGCGTCTACTTACACTTTTTGTAGGTCTTAGTTTAATTCTAGGATTAGGAATTTGGTTAATTACATCGCTTTACCGACTCTATTTACAAATTTCTTTTACTTCACCATTTCTGGCTAATTTTTTATTATTATTTCTGATTATTTTACTTGCACTCTTAATTTTTGCCTTTATCTATTACTTCAATTTTTACACTAATAAAAAATCGCGAACTAAAGTTCGTAAAAATCGTTTAGTCACAAAAATACCAGAAGAAAAAACTCAGGCAGCAGCAGCAAATCTTAAAGCATTAAAACAACAAGTAGGACAAATCCAAGATCGGATCGCTCAAGAGGCTTTTTTAAAACGTTCTGAAGAAATAGAAGCTAATCTAGCACGAGGAGAAATCAAAATAGTAGTTTTTGGTACAGGTTCGGCAGGAAAAACTTCTTTAGTAAACTCTTTAATTGGAGAAATTGTTGGAGAAGTTAATCCAACTATGGGAACTACTAAAGAAGGAGAAACCTATAGTTTGAAACTTAAGGGTGTAGCAAGAGAAATTTTGATTACTGATACGCCTGGTATTTTAGAGGCAGGAATAGCAGGAACAGAACGAGGAGAATTAGCTAGACAACTAGCTACAGAAGCGGATTTACTTTTATTTGTAGTTGACAATGATTTACTACAATCGGAATACGAACCATTAAGAACTTTGGCTGAAATTGGTAAACGTTCATTACTGGTTTTTAATAAGATAGATCTTTACGCTAATGAAGATCGCGAAATTATTCTAAAACAGTTAAAAGAAAAAGTTACTAGACTAATTCCTGGTGCTGATGTTATTGCGATCGCAGCTAATCCTCAACCAGTGCAATTAGCGAGTGGAGAAATTATTGAACCAGAACCAGAAATTATTCCTCTAATTAAAAGATTAGTAGCAGTATTGCGATCGGAAGGGGAAGATTTAATTGCCGATAATATTTTGTTACAATCGCAAAGATTAGGAGATCAAGCCAGAAAAATTATTGATCGTCAAAGAAAACGACAAGCAGAACGAGTAATCGACCGTTATCAATGGATTGGTGCAGGTGTAATTGCCATGACTCCTTTACCTGTAGTCGATTTGTTGGCAACCGCAGCAGTGAATGCTCAAATGGTAGTGGAAATCGGTCGTATTTATGGTTGTGAATTAAATGCAGAGACAGGTAAAGATTTAGCTTTATCTTTAGGTAAGACTCTAGTAAGTTTGGGTGTAGTTAAAGGTGCAGTAGAGATTTTAGCCAAAGCCTTACAATTTCACGTCGCTACTTATATAGTGGGAAAAGTAATTCAAGCAGTTTCGGCTGCTTATTTAACTCGGATTGCGGGTAAAAGTTTTATAGAATATTTCCGTCACGATCAAGATTGGGGTGATGGAGGAATTACAGAAGTAGTGCAGCGACAGTTTCAGTTGAGTCGTCGGGATGAATTTGTTAAATCTTTTGTCAAAGATGCGATCGCAAAAGTAGTCCAACCTCTCACGGGTAATTGGCAAGAAGAAGAAGCAGAAACTCTAGAATTAGAAGCGAGATTGGAAGATGATTGGTAA
- a CDS encoding NADH dehydrogenase (quinone): MDLQELLEMGKQERDRQDLKQTRIRCCTAAGCLSSGAAAVKNSLEAAVTVANLEDSVEVCGVGCLRFCGRGALVEIDPHRILYEEVTAENAPAIISALSGEERNQEGLPVQGDRQHPFFALQMPIVLENSGKIDPERIEEYIAVGGYQQLHHVLMEMTPQEVIEEIAKSGLRGRGGGGYPTGLKWATVAKMPKGQKYVVCNADEGDPGAFMDRSVLESDPHRILEGMAIAGYAVGANYGYIYVRAEYPLAIKRLEKAIQQAKKYELLGSQIFDSTFDFKIDIRVGAGAFVCGEETALIASIEGKRGNPRPRPPYPAESGLWECPTLINNVETLANIVPIIREGSDWYASIGTENSKGTKVFALTGKVCNTGLIEVPMGTTVRQIVEEMGGGVPDSGTVKAVQTGGPSGGCIPAEFFDTPVDYESLLKLGTMMGSGGAIVMDENTSMVEIARFYMEFCRGESCGKCVPCRAGTVQLYELLSKFLDQQATHADLEKLKALSYMVKETSLCGLGISAPNPILSTLRYFSEEYEELIQQDSLNGKVTV, from the coding sequence ATGGATTTACAAGAATTACTTGAAATGGGGAAACAAGAACGCGATCGCCAAGATTTAAAACAGACTCGCATTCGTTGTTGTACGGCCGCAGGTTGTCTCTCTTCTGGTGCAGCAGCAGTCAAAAACAGTTTAGAAGCAGCAGTTACCGTTGCAAATCTGGAAGATTCAGTTGAGGTTTGTGGAGTTGGTTGCTTGCGTTTTTGTGGAAGGGGGGCATTAGTAGAGATAGATCCCCATCGCATTCTCTATGAAGAAGTAACTGCTGAGAATGCACCAGCAATTATTTCTGCTTTGAGTGGAGAAGAGAGAAATCAAGAAGGATTACCTGTCCAAGGCGATCGCCAACATCCTTTTTTTGCTCTACAAATGCCTATAGTTTTGGAAAATAGTGGCAAAATTGACCCCGAACGAATTGAAGAATATATTGCGGTAGGGGGCTATCAGCAATTGCATCATGTTTTGATGGAAATGACCCCTCAAGAAGTTATTGAAGAGATCGCTAAAAGTGGTTTGCGGGGAAGAGGTGGAGGTGGTTATCCGACAGGTTTAAAATGGGCAACTGTTGCCAAAATGCCTAAAGGACAGAAATATGTAGTTTGCAACGCCGACGAAGGCGATCCAGGGGCATTTATGGATCGCAGTGTCCTCGAAAGTGACCCCCATCGAATTTTAGAAGGAATGGCGATCGCAGGATATGCGGTCGGTGCTAATTACGGTTATATTTACGTCCGCGCTGAATATCCATTAGCAATTAAACGTCTGGAAAAAGCGATTCAGCAAGCTAAGAAATACGAATTGCTGGGAAGTCAGATTTTTGATTCTACCTTTGATTTTAAGATTGACATCCGCGTTGGTGCGGGTGCTTTTGTCTGCGGAGAAGAAACCGCTTTAATTGCTTCCATTGAAGGCAAGCGAGGTAACCCTCGTCCTCGTCCTCCCTATCCAGCCGAATCGGGATTGTGGGAATGTCCTACTTTGATTAATAACGTAGAGACTTTGGCAAATATCGTTCCAATAATTCGTGAAGGTAGTGATTGGTATGCCAGTATCGGGACGGAAAACAGTAAAGGGACGAAAGTATTTGCTCTTACGGGGAAAGTATGCAATACGGGGTTAATTGAAGTACCGATGGGAACAACAGTTAGACAAATTGTCGAGGAAATGGGCGGTGGCGTTCCCGATAGCGGTACAGTCAAAGCAGTGCAGACAGGAGGTCCTTCTGGCGGTTGCATTCCTGCTGAATTTTTTGATACGCCTGTAGATTATGAATCCTTGCTTAAATTAGGAACAATGATGGGTTCAGGCGGTGCGATCGTCATGGATGAAAATACCAGTATGGTTGAGATCGCTCGCTTTTATATGGAATTTTGTCGCGGTGAAAGTTGTGGTAAATGCGTTCCCTGTCGTGCTGGCACAGTGCAATTGTACGAGCTTTTAAGCAAATTTCTCGACCAACAAGCTACTCATGCAGATTTGGAGAAATTAAAAGCTTTATCGTACATGGTCAAAGAAACTAGCTTGTGCGGTCTAGGTATTAGCGCACCTAATCCGATCTTAAGTACTTTACGCTATTTCTCCGAAGAGTATGAGGAATTAATTCAACAAGACAGTCTCAACGGCAAAGTTACTGTTTAG
- a CDS encoding ABC transporter, permease subunit — protein sequence MKRYKLTPYLFLLPALLLLGLTVFFPAIQAFSLSFTRYEFDLTQAPQWVGWQNFQRLKTDVVFWQTIKNTLLYLVGVVPILVIAPLLLAILVNQKLKGIHWFRTAFYTPVVISMIVAGIAWKALYTQNGLLNQFLKQMGIAEGIPWLTNPQLALWSVMVVTIWKGLGYYMVIYLAGLQAIAPELYEAAAIDGSDNWRKHWDITLPLMRPYLLLVAVISAISATKVFEEIYIMTQGGPRNSSKTVVYYLYERAFQDLDISYACTIGLVLFLGILGLSILNLRFSSKN from the coding sequence ATGAAACGGTACAAATTAACTCCTTATTTGTTTTTGTTACCAGCCCTATTACTGCTGGGATTAACTGTCTTTTTTCCTGCAATTCAAGCTTTTTCTTTAAGCTTTACTCGTTACGAATTTGACCTAACCCAAGCTCCTCAATGGGTTGGCTGGCAAAACTTTCAACGTTTAAAAACTGATGTCGTTTTTTGGCAAACTATTAAAAATACCTTGCTATATTTGGTGGGAGTAGTTCCTATTTTAGTAATTGCTCCTTTATTGCTGGCGATTTTAGTTAATCAAAAACTCAAAGGAATTCATTGGTTTCGGACAGCTTTTTATACGCCTGTAGTGATTTCAATGATAGTAGCAGGAATTGCTTGGAAAGCTCTTTATACTCAAAATGGTTTACTCAATCAATTTCTCAAACAAATGGGTATTGCTGAAGGCATTCCTTGGTTAACCAATCCTCAACTAGCTCTTTGGAGTGTGATGGTAGTAACAATTTGGAAAGGATTAGGTTACTACATGGTAATCTATTTAGCTGGCTTACAAGCGATCGCTCCAGAATTATATGAAGCTGCTGCTATTGATGGTTCGGATAATTGGCGCAAACATTGGGATATTACTTTGCCATTGATGCGTCCTTATTTATTATTGGTCGCAGTAATTTCTGCCATATCTGCCACTAAAGTCTTTGAAGAAATTTATATCATGACTCAAGGTGGTCCACGCAATAGTTCTAAAACCGTGGTTTATTATCTTTATGAGCGAGCCTTTCAAGATTTGGATATTAGCTACGCTTGTACGATTGGTTTAGTGTTATTTCTAGGAATTTTGGGTTTATCGATTTTAAATTTACGTTTCTCAAGTAAGAATTAA
- a CDS encoding NADH dehydrogenase (ubiquinone) 24 kDa subunit has product MQSIATETKNREAKSTDHKKTQVDKRFKTLDITIKRNHYRQDALIEILHKAQESFGYLEPEVLSHVAKQLKLPLSRVYGVATFYQLFSLKPSGVHSCVVCLGTACYVKGSDRVLTAIEKELKIHVGETTPDGNVSLMTARCLGACGIAPAVVFDGAVAGKQEPEMAVIKVKTWQEDKE; this is encoded by the coding sequence ATGCAATCGATCGCTACTGAAACTAAGAACCGTGAAGCTAAAAGTACCGACCATAAAAAAACCCAAGTCGATAAGCGGTTCAAAACTTTAGACATCACGATCAAGCGAAATCATTATCGTCAAGATGCACTCATCGAAATTCTTCATAAAGCACAAGAATCTTTTGGTTATCTTGAACCAGAGGTATTGAGTCATGTAGCAAAACAACTAAAACTACCTCTAAGTCGCGTTTATGGCGTAGCAACTTTTTATCAATTGTTTTCCCTTAAACCGAGTGGGGTACATAGCTGTGTTGTTTGTTTGGGAACTGCTTGTTACGTTAAAGGTAGCGATCGCGTCTTGACAGCAATAGAAAAAGAATTAAAGATTCATGTCGGTGAAACTACTCCAGATGGTAATGTTTCTCTGATGACAGCCCGTTGTCTTGGTGCTTGCGGAATTGCCCCGGCAGTAGTGTTTGATGGTGCTGTGGCTGGAAAACAAGAACCAGAAATGGCAGTAATAAAAGTAAAAACTTGGCAAGAAGATAAGGAATAG
- a CDS encoding NADH dehydrogenase (ubiquinone), with protein MSVRTLTIDGQPVAIAEGATILEAAKEAGIHIPTLCFLEGVSAVAACRMCLVEVEGISKLLPACVTQVAEEMVVHTNTPKLQEYRRMTVELLFAEGNHVCSICVANGNCELQDAAIKVGMDHTRFPYRFPNRSVDVSHPQFGIDHNRCILCTRCVRVCDEIEGAHVWDVAQRGTAAYIVSGLNQPWGEVDACTSCGKCVDACPTGAIFRKGTTTAEKQRDRAKLEFLVNAREKHEWTR; from the coding sequence ATGTCAGTCAGAACTTTAACTATTGACGGTCAACCTGTTGCGATCGCCGAAGGCGCAACCATTTTAGAAGCTGCCAAAGAAGCAGGTATTCATATTCCTACTCTATGCTTTTTGGAAGGAGTTTCTGCCGTAGCTGCTTGTCGGATGTGTTTGGTAGAAGTAGAAGGTATTAGTAAACTTTTACCCGCTTGCGTTACTCAAGTAGCAGAAGAGATGGTGGTGCATACTAATACTCCTAAACTACAGGAATATCGACGCATGACAGTAGAATTACTATTTGCTGAAGGCAATCATGTCTGTTCGATTTGTGTGGCTAACGGAAATTGTGAACTCCAAGATGCTGCAATTAAAGTAGGAATGGATCACACTCGTTTTCCTTATCGCTTTCCAAATCGTAGTGTAGATGTTTCTCATCCTCAATTTGGGATTGACCACAATCGTTGTATTCTCTGTACTCGTTGTGTACGAGTCTGTGATGAAATTGAAGGCGCGCACGTTTGGGATGTTGCCCAACGAGGTACAGCAGCTTATATCGTTTCTGGCTTAAATCAACCTTGGGGAGAAGTAGATGCTTGTACTTCTTGCGGTAAATGTGTTGATGCTTGTCCAACTGGGGCAATTTTTCGTAAAGGTACAACTACTGCCGAAAAACAACGCGATCGCGCTAAATTGGAATTTTTGGTTAATGCTAGAGAAAAACATGAATGGACACGGTAA